AGCCTTCTGTAGCGCTTCCTGGAAGTTTCTACCGATACCCATGGCCTCACCCACAGATTTCATTTGCAGACCCAGGTGTCTGTCGGATCCTTTGAACTTGTCGAAGTTCCATCTTGGCACCTTTACGATCACATAATCGATCGATGGCTCGAAGAAGGCTGAAGTATTCTTAGTGATTTGGTTGTTTAGTTCGTCCAGATTGTATCCGATGGCCAACTTGGCAGCAATCTTAGCGATTGGGTAACCTGTAGCCTTAGATGCTAGAGCAGAAGATCTGGATACACGAGGGTTGATCTCGATACCGATGATGTCGTCCGTCTCAGGATTGACTGCAAACTGAACGTTACATCCACCTGCAAACTGACCAATCGAGCTAATCATCTTAATCGCCTGATTTCTCATCTCCTGATACACAGTATCTGGTAGGGTCATGGCAGGAGCTACCGTGATAGAGTCTCCAGTATGCACACCCATCGGATCAAAGTTCTCAATCGAACAGATCACGATGAAGTTACCCATGTGATCTCTCATGATCTCTAGCTCGTATTCTTTCCACCCCAGGATACTTTGCTCGATCAATACTTCGTGAATTGGCGAAGCATGCAGACCGTCGTTCAAAGCCCTATCAAAATCTTCTGGCTTTTCTACGAAACCACCTCCGGCACCACCTAGTGTATAAGAAGAACGGATAATCAATGGAAAGCCAATCTCCTGTGCAATTTCTTTTCCTTCCAAAAAGGAAGTAGCAGTACGTCCCTTACAAACGCCCACACCAATTTCCTGCATCTTCATGCGGAATTTTTCACGGTCCTCAGTGGTTTCGATCGCATCGAAATTAGAACCAATGACCTTCACATTGTATTTTTCCCAAATTCCCGCTTTGTCACAGTCCATCGCGAGGTTGAGAGCAGTCTGTCCACCCATAGTAGGTAGTACCGCATCGATATCGTGTTTCTCTAAAATCTCCCTGATGGAGGCTTTGGTCAATGGCTTTAGGTATATGTTGTCAGCGGTCACATTGTCGGTCATGATGGTGGCCGGGTTAGAATTGATCAAGGTAACCTCGATTCCTTCTTCCCTAAGCGACCTGGCGGCTTGAGATCCTGAATAATCAAACTCGCAGGCCTGACCGATTACGATAGGTCCACTTCCAATTATTAATACTGATTTGATGCTATTGTCCTTTGGCATTTTCCGTCGACTTTATTTCTTTTAAGGGGTGTATAAAATTCTGCAAATCTAGGCTCAAATGGGCGTAATAAAAAGGATATAGAGGGGGGATATGTTTTTTTTGAAACAAAGTCTGAATTACATTGCACGAACTCAAAATCTGTTAATTAATCAATCGAAATGAAAACGTTTTTAAGATCTTTCCAAAGTCTATTCTTTTTCCTTGGTGCCCTGGCAGTATTATCCGCTTGCGAAAGCAAAAAAGCAAATACAGAAGAGAAGGGCGAAACGGTGGATATAGTAGGGAAATGGGATGTGCAATGGGTGACAACCCCAGACGAAAGCGCACAGGTCTCTCCGGACACCAATTACACCATGAATGGCGTTTTTGATATCAAGAAAGATGGAAAAATCACCATCAGCGCCTATGGTTATGAAAACTGTATTTTCGGGAAAGACACCCTGGTGCATACCCTGCAGTGGGAAATGTACGGCGACACCCTAAACGTCAAAAACAAAGGAGACGAATTCGGGATGCCCTATAAAATCCTTCAGGCCACTAGCGACAGAGTCAAATTGCAACTCGTAGAAGATGTGTTTTTGATCCTGAGCAAGTAAAACAGATCCATAATACTTCCATTTAGAAACCAACTACACTAGATTTCGGTAGGCTTGCGCTATATTTTCACAAAGCTTTAGGCAAGCCTTTACCGCATATCAATATTTACCCTTAAATTAGAATAACCATACCAAACACAATCCAGTCATGAAAAAGCTTCTCATCATTCTCGGGTCGATCATCGGCCTCATATTTTTGGTTTTAATCGCCACGCCCATCGTCTTCAAAGACGACATCAAAAAAGCGGTAGACCAGGCCATTGCCGAAAACATCAACGCACAGGTCTATTATGATGAAGGAGGGTTCTCTCTTTCATTGCTCAAGAGCTTTCCTAACTTCAGCCTGTCGGTAGATGATTTTGGAATCGTGGGCAATGCTCCTTTCGATCAGGACACTTTGGTGCATGTGGGATCGTTTGGGTTCGAAATCGACCTGATGTCAGTGATCAATGGAGAACAAATCAAAATAAACTCTATCCTTTTGGATCAACCCTCGATCACTGTACTGGTGCTTCCTGATGGCACAGCCAACTACGACATAGTACCTAGCAGCGAGGATACAGCAGTAGTCGAAGAAAGTGGAGAAGCCGCTTCTTTTAACATTGCGATCAAGCAATGGGAAATCAAAAACGCTGAAATCGTCTACATCGACCAGTCTTCGAATATGTCGGCCATCCTGTTGGGTTTGAACCACAGTGGAACCGGCGACTTCACCGAACATGTATTTGACCTGGGCACTCAGACCAGCATAGAGTCCATCACCTTCGGAATGGATGGTGTGGACTACCTCAGCAACAAGACTTTCAATGCGGACATAATCCTGAATATGGATTTGCCTCACTCGAAATATACTTTCAAAGAAAATAAGCTCTCACTCAATGATTTCGGATTTGGTTTTGACGGATATGTAGCCATGCCGGGAGAGGACATAGACATGGATTTGAACTTTGAGGGCAAAGACATTTCCATCAAAAGCATTCTTTCGTTGATCCCTGGCGTATATCAGGAATACCTAAATGGAGTAGAAACCAGCGGTAGCATTTCATTCGAAGGAAGCGCCAAAGGAGCCTACAACGAAAACCGCCTCCCTGATGTGATGGCCAAACTAAACGTAGACCAGGGTCGCATCAAATATGCCGAATACCCTATTCCGATAGAAGCCTTGACCATCCGCACGGATCTAAATGTACCCGGCGAAAACATGGATGATATGGTCTTTAACATGCCCACTTTCTCTATGCTATTAGATGGAGAGAAAGTAGGAGCCAATTTGACCTTTAGCAACCTTCAGAACTACACCTGGGATTTTGGGATGCACGGAAAACTGGACCTGGAAAAACTGCTGAAAGTAGTGCCTGTCGAAGGCATGGATCTGAAAGGACTGATCGCAGCTGACCTGAGCACCTCCGGCAACATGAAGCTGGTAGATGAAGAGCGCTATGACGAAATACCTGCAGAGGGTAGTTTGGCAATCACTGGATTCGAGATGGTGAGCGAAGACCTGCCACAGGGCTTTGGCATCCAGCAATCCAAAATGACCTTTAGCCCTAAGGTGATCAACTTGCAGCAATTCGATGCGACACTCGGACAAAGCGACATGCATCTGGATGGCAGTGTCTCTAACTTCATCGGATATGCGCTAAACGAAGAAGAAGTATTAAAAGGATCGTTGAACTTTCGTTCAAACACTTTCAATCTGGACGAGTGGATGACCGAAGAAGACACCACCGTAGTAGAAGAAGACACGAGTGCCATGGAGATCATCAGGGTGCCTACCAATCTGGACCTGAGGTTGCAATCCAAAATCGGGAAGATCGTCTATGATGGCATGGACATCTCTGATCTGGATGGCCTGATCACAGTAAAAGACGGAATTGCGAAACTGGAAAACATTGACTTCAACCTACTGGACGGAGAGTTCGTCATGAACGGAACCTACAACTCAGTACCTGAAAAGCCTGCCTTTGATTTTGGCTTCAACATCAAAGACCTTTCGATCCCAAAATCCTACGAGACTTTCAATACGGTGCAGCAGTTAGCGCCAGTGGCCAAGAACGTAGCAGGAGACTTTTCTGCGGCACTCGGATTCAATGGCGTGATGGGACCTGACATGATGCCAGACTATGAGCACCTGACAGGCCATGGTTTGGTGGAGATCGCAGAGGCTGCCCTCAAAGGCGACAACCTGATGAAGGCCATGTCTGCAGCTTCTAAATTCAGCGGAGATCAGATCAACATGGACAATGTGAAGCTGAATATTGAAATCCGCGAAGGCCGTCTCTATGTAGAACCCTTCGATGTGAAGATGTCCGGCCAAAAGGCCACAGTCTATGGCTCTAATGGTATCGACGGCTCACTGGACTACTACATCAGCACGATGGTGAAAACTGGAGCTGCAGGATCGGCAGTCAACCAGGCACTGGCCAGCTACACCGGCGGCAAAGAAGTGATCGGAGAAGAAATGCTGGTCAAGCTGAAAATCGGAGGCACCTACGAAAAGCCAAAAGTCGGAATCGCCAGCACCGAATCAGCTAATGGACAGGGCGGTTCGATCAAAGCAGCTGCACAGGCAGAAATCGACAAACAAATCAAAGAAGCAGAGGCAAAGGCCAAAGCAGAACTAGAAAAACAAAAGAAAGAAGCGGAAGCGAAAGCCAAAGAAGAGCTGGCCAAGCAGCAAGCGGAACTAGAAAAGAAGGCAGAGGAAGAAGCGAAGAAGGCAGCAGAAGATGCTAAAAAGAAAGCCAAAAAAGCACTCAAAGATATGTTCTGATGACAGAGTCGATGATCAAAAAACAAATCACTGCCCTGGTAAACATGGCCAAGAGTGATGACAACATGGATGATCGTGAGCTAGCGCTGATTTATAGAATCGGCGATGCTCACAAGATCAGCCGTGATGAAATCCAGGAAATCATAGCCCATCCGGGCAAAATCGGAAGTGTAGACGAGCTGGACCCAGACGAAAAATTCGAATTTCTCTACAGCATCATCCAACTGATGAAAATAGACGATGAGATCTTCAACGAAGAAGTGGAGTACTGCAACATGATCGCTGACAAGCTGGGCTACAGCTATGGGGCCGTGATGGAAATGTACCCGCAGGTGCACAAAAACCTGGTCATAAAAAGTGAGAAAAAAGCACTCAAGAAAAAACTAACTTCCTTCCTCAAAGATTCCTAATTGTCAGGCAACCCTGCAACCCTCCGCTACATTGTAGTGTAATATGTATATGAAGTTTTTCTCCCTTTTTGCCTTATTGCTTGTCTTCCAACTAGCCACTCGGGCGCAGACGATCACCATCAAGGGAAATGTCATCGATGGTCAGAGCATAGAATCACTCAGAGACGTCAATATCTTCACCCAAAATGGTAAAGGCACCTATACAGACATCGATGGCAATTTTTCGCTCAAGGTCTTTTCGGGAGACACCCTGCACTTCAAACTACTCGGCTATAAAGAAGTGATACAAACCGTATCGGACAGCACGGCAATAGAAAAAATGCTGATCAGCCTGACCAAAGCCACCATCGTACTAGAAAACGTACAGATTCGAGACGACTTTCAGGCCAACACGATCATTCGCAACCCCAACCGACCCACCTACCATGTGCCAGGCGTGTATTCTAAGCCCAAGACCGAAGCGGATGACTATCACCTGGGTGTGATGGGCTCGATCGTGAGTCCTGCTACTGCCATCTATCGCGCGACCAGTGATACCTACAAGCAAGAGAAGCGCCTCTACGAAGAAAACCTGGATAGAAGACAGGAGGACAAAACCTTCGAAATAGCTAAAGTGAAAATGGAAGAGCTGCTGGACATCCTCGATCAAAGGCTAGACGAATACTACTATCTGGATTTCATCCACTACATCGGGCTGGATCTGCATTCTTTCGCCCGTCGGGATGTTTACGAGCTGGTACAGCTGATGCCCGATAGCCTGGATGGCTACTTCGACCAACTCGACAAAAAAATTCGCCTGCTAGAGCAGGAACAAAAAAAACCCTGACGGGATCCGCCAGGGTTTTTTATTATTAGTGACTCTGTCAAGTCAACTTCTTTACCTTTTGATTAAGGCTGAACTTTGATATTTACTTCAATGTAGTCACCTTGATTGAAAGTTCCTTGAACTTTTACGACTTGAATAAGTCCTTTCTTACCGTAAGAATCAACAAACTCTACAACATTATCAGCAACTAAACCATTGATACGTTGTTCTGTTGAAGCAACAATTCCATCTAGATCTGAAGATTTAGTTACTGCAGCAAAATCCATATCAGACAAGCTAAAGAAAACCTCATTAAGCTCTGAATCAGGAATACCTACTAAAGTCGCAACATCAACCAATGGAGTATTTGCATCATTGTCATGATCGAATAGTTGTGGATAATCAGCAGTAGATGCGAAAGATGCCATTGACTGGCCACCATAGTAGTAACCAAAATCCCAGAAAGCAGCATACTCTTCACCCTCGCTGATTTGGTAAAGCTGGCCATCCAACATAGAAATGAATGTTTCTGAAGAACCATCTCCTAGAGGAGCATAGAAAAGCTTAGTTGTGTATTCTTTAACATCAGTAGCTGGGTTATTTCCACCATAGTCAACAGTGATAGTACCCAATCCTACAGCTAATCTTTTGTCAGTATCTCTGAAGTCACCTCTGCCTGAAGTTGCCCAAAGTGTATAAACAACTTTACCAGTAGTTTCAGTATCATATACTTTGAAAGGAATATCAAAAGAAAATCCTTCTTTGTAATCTCTCTCCAAATCGATAGATCCGTCCAATTTAGTATCCAAACCAGTGAATCCAGCCGATGCAGTTAGATCATAAGGCTCATCGCCAGCCCCGAAATAGTTTTCTGTGATGTATAGTCTTCTCATGCTCGCATCTGTAGAAGTAAAATCTACTAAAGCATTGAAAGAAGTTGCTCCTGCTTCTAAATCCGATACGAATACAGTTACGCTTTTAGAAGTCTTATCCGTTACCATTAACTCAATATCCTCATCACCCAGGATATCGTCAATTAAATCATCATTGCTATCACACGAAACAGCGAAAACTGTCATCGCGATCAAGAACATTCTAGTTAGTTTTTTCATTCCATTCATAGTTATTAGAGTTATTAAAAATTAAAATAATATGTGCATTATTAATCTTTCTCTCAGGTGGCAAAAGTCGTACCTAATCGATCAATACACCAAGAATAATTTACGTTTTCGACGAAACAATTGAAATATTCTGTGAGAAGCTGTTTCATCTGGACTAGAAGAAAGGAGTCTAGTTAGGCTTTCTTTCGGTCGTAGTATTAAGTTAAGCAAAAGCCATGAGCAATTAATAATGTCTAGACATAATTGTCAGCATTTTGTCATACTGTCATTAGTTCCTCAAGTTAAAAGTAGCAAGTGATAAAGTGTCAATTGGAACGTCTCTGAGGGATTCCTGACTTGATCCATTCAGCAGCTATCTCTCTCTGCGAGAAAAGGATTGCCAAAACGGGAATGGTTAAGTAGCTGCATTGCTTGGCTTGTATGCTGGTTGAGCGATAAGGCACAAGCGGACGCTTCTTAGTTAAACGTCAAAGAGGTTTACATCCTCTTTGATCCTTAGTCTTGTATTAACCCTGGCATGGCCTGTTTCTGTAAGCAGGCCAGCAAATGCTCAACTCTAGAAAGTAGTAGCATTACTGGTGAAGGTTAGTGGCACAAGCGGACGCTTGCGCTAGAATGAGAGTCATTTCAGACCATGCCTTTATGAACAACCACCATGTAAAGCCTGGTTGGAACATTGGATTAGCTTTGGAAAATTAGAAAATGATCAGGGCTGAACCCACCCCTGTGTCCCCTCCAAGGAGGGGATTATCTGCGGACTGAATCTGCTGCTTGGAAATTTTGAGCAGCCAAAGTACCTGTATACATCCTTCCTTGGGGAAGGATCAACAGCTCTGGTACAAGTGTCTCATTAGGGTCAAAAAGCTGAAACATCCATGTTTCGACCCTTCCGACGTTCCCGAAATGCTGAAACACCCATGTTTCGACCTTTCCGACATCCCGGAAACGCTGACGCACGCATGTTTTGACCTTTCCGACATCCGGGAAACGCTGACGCACGTATGTTTCGACCTTTCCGAGTTTGCGGAAATGCCGGCGCACCCATGTTTCTGTTTTTCGAACGAATCGGAAAGCACAAAAAAACCCCGGCGTGTTACTCCACCGGGGTTATCCAACAAATGACTTCCAAGTCCAGGTTGAAGTCCTTTCCAACTACAATATGAGAAAACTACTTGTCTTCCTTATCCTCGATTTGCTGCGGGGATAAAATATTGTAATTTGGGTAATATTGTCAGGCTCAATTATATAACAACTGAGCCCTGGTTTTCCCTAATCCCGAAGGACTAGGCGGTTAAATATTTATTGACCGAATAAGCGGCTTTTCTACCTTCACTGATGGCCCATACCACGAGAGATTGACCTCTGCGGCAGTCGCCAGCTGCAAATATATGCTCCTTATTCGTTCTATACATATCATCTTTGATATTTCCTCTTTCGTTGGTCTCGATTCCCAACTGCTCCAACAAACCTTCTTTTTGTGGGTGCATGAAACCGATCGCCAGGTAAGCTCTTTCGCAAGGAAGTGTTCTTTCAGAACCTTCGATTTCGTTGAATTGGAACTTAGACTTGTCGGTCCATTCCACATCTACTACTTTCAGTCCTGTTACTTCCCCTGCTTCGTTACCGACGAATTCTTTGGTTAGGATCGACCACTGTCTTTCAGCTCCTTCTTTTTGAGAAGTAGAAGTTCTCAAAACCAAAGGCCATTCTGGCCATGGGTTGGTCGCTTCTCTGCTTTCGGACGGCTTGTCCAACAACTCGATCTGAGTCACTGAAGCAGCACCCTGACGAATCGAAGTACCCACACAGTCAGATCCAGTATCACCTCCACCAATCACGATGACGTGCTTGTCTTTGGCCAACATGGCTGGGTCGATTTGAGCATCTTCGCCAGACACGACCTTGTTAGAGTTCTTCAAGAACTTCATCGCCAGGTGAATGCCTTTCAAATCACGACCTGGGATCGGAAGATCTCTCGCTACCGTACTACCCGTAGTGATCGCGATGGCATCAAACTTTTCTTCGATCTCTTTTGCATCGATGTCCTTGCCGATCTCCACACCACATTCGAATTTCACGCCAGCGGCTTTCATCAAGTTCACGCGTCTCTCTACTACACTCTTCTCCAGTTTGAAATCAGGAATACCAAATCTCAACAATCCACCAGGCTGCGTGTCTCTTTCGAATACCGTCACATCGTGACCCTGCTTGTTTAACTGATCGGCAGCTGCCAATCCCGCAGGTCCAGAACCAATCACGGCTACAGACTTACCCGACTTCACCATGATGTCGTGCGGCACTTCCCATCCTTGCTTGAAGGCTTCTTCAGCAATGGTCTTCTCGATGTGCTCGATGCTCACGGGATCCTTGTTGATACCCAATACACATGAGCCCTCGCAAGGAGCAGGACAGATACGTCCTGTGAATTCTGGGAAGTTGTTGGTACTCTTTAGAATTTCCCAAGCTTCTTTGAATTCCTTGCGATAAACCGCGTCGTTAAAATCAGGAATTTTATTTCCTAAAGGACATCCACTGTGACAAAAAGGAATGCCACAGTCCATGCAGCGAGCTGCCTGCTGATTGGTTTCCTCTTCAGAGATAGGCTTTACAAATTCCTTGTAGTGCTTTGTCCTCTCATCGACCTCTTCGTATGGCAAAGAGTGTCGATCATATGTCAAAAATCCATCTACTTGTCCCATCCTTTATGCAATTTCTTTTTTAGCTAATTTTTGTTTTTCAAGTACGGCTTTGTACTCTGTCGGAATCACCTTCACGAATTTCGCTTTGGCAGTTTCCCAGTTGTCCAACATTCTGTACGCTACTTTACTACCAGTGAATCTGTTGTGCTTGTTCAGCATCTCGAAGATGAATTCGAAATCCTCAGCACCTGGAGTTTCCAGCTCTACCATCTCTTTGTTGCATCTTGATTCGAAATCAAAACCATCCACGTAGATGTAAGCGATACCTCCACTCATACCTGCAGCGAAGTTTTTACCTGTTTCGCCCAGTACGATTACACGACCCCCAGTCATGTACTCACAGCCGTGATCTCCCAATCCTTCGGTAATCGCGATGGCGCCTGAGTTTCTAACTGCGAATCGCTCACCTGCTTTACCGTTGGCGTACAACTCACCAGAAGTCGCACCGTAAAGGTTCACATTACCCACAATGATGTTGTCTTCAGGAACCAAATCCGATTTTTTGTTTGGATGAACGATGATACGTCCACCTGACAAGCCTTTACCTACATAGTCATTGGCTTCTCCTTCGAGATTGAAAGTGATACCTTTCGCCAGGAAGGCCCCAAAACTCTGTCCAGCAGACCCTGTGAATTTCACCTTGATGGTGTCTTCTTTCAGGCCGTTAGGTCCATGTAGTCTTGCCAACTGACCAGAAAGCATCGCACCTGTCGTTCTGTTCTGGTTGTTGATTGGGTAGTCAAGTTTTACTTTTTTCTTCTCTTCTAGAGCTGGAGCAGCATCTTTGATCAATTGATTGTCGATCACTATATCCAATTCGTGATCCTGATCCTCTGTCTTACAAGACAATCCGTCTTCTGCAGAGTGGAAAGGATTCAGAAGTAAAGCCTCCAGGTCGATGTTACCTGCATGCTCTGCTGCCAATTCTCTATCGAAAGTCAATAGATCGGTACGACCTATCAATTCATTTACTGTCTTTACGCCCAGTTCAGCCATTACTTCTCTCAATCCCTGAGCTAGGAAGTGGAAGAAATTCACAATGTGATCTACTTCGCCTGAGAATAGTTTTCTCAACTCAGGGTTCTGAGTCGCTACCCCTACTGGACATGTATTCAAGTGGCATTTTCTCATCATGATACAGCCTTCTACGACCAATACCGCTGTAGAAATACCCCACTCTTCTGCTCCCAGGATCGCTGCGATCGCCAAATCTCTGGCGGTTCTCAACTGACCATCTGTCTGCAGTTTTACTTTCTTTCTCAATCCGTTTTTCTCCAGAGTCTGGTGCGTCTCTGCCAAACCAATCTCCCAGGGAATACCCGCATGGTGAACAGATGATATAGGAGAAGCTCCTGTACCTCCATCGTGACCAGCGATCAGGATGTTGTCTGCCTTAGCTTTAGCCACACCAGCAGCAATCGTACCTACGCCTGACTCAGATACCAACTTCACGTTGATGTCTGCTTGTTGGTTGGTGTTTTTCAGGTCATAGATCAGCTGAGCCAAATCCTCAATCGAATAGATATCGTGGTGAGGAGGAGGAGAAATCAAGGATACACCCGGTGTACTGTGTCTGATACGACCGATGGTCTCATCCACTTTCTTACCTGGCAGCTGTCCACCTTCTCCTGGCTTAGCACCCTGAGCTACTTTAATCTGAATTTCGTCTGCGTTGACCAAATAGTGAGCGGTAACACCAAAACGTCCAGAAGCCACCTGCTTGATCGCAGATCTAGACAGCGTACCGTCTGGGTTTGGCTCGTATCGAACGGCATCTTCACCACCCTCGCCACTATTAGACTTAGCACCGATCTTATTCATCGCCTTAGCGATGGTCGTATGTGCCTCCTCAGAGATCGAACCGAATGACATAGCACCTGTGGCGAATCTTGGAAGAATCGCTTCCACTGGCTCTACCTCATCGATGCTGATCGAGTTGTTTTTATTGAAACTGAACATGCTTCGAAGAGTAATGTTCTTCTTAGCCTGATCATCGATATGCTTTTGATACGTTTTGAACAGCTCGTAATCACCCAGTCTTGTAGACTTTTGCAGCGCGTGAATTACCTCAGGAGAGAACAGGTGACGAACACCGTCTCTTTTCCACTGGTACAATCCGCCTGTTGGCAACTTAGCTGATTCGTTTACAGTCTTGTATGCCGTTGAGTGATCTTGTAGGATCGACTCTTCTAGCTGATCAAATCCCTTACCTGAGATTCTCGAAGGCGTGCCTTTGAAGCACATATCAGATACTTCAAGATCCAAACCGAGGATTTCGAAAATCTGAGCCGACTCGTAAGACTGGATCGTAGAGATACCCATTTTAGAAAGAATCTTTCTCAATCCGTATCCTACTGCCTTTCTGTATTTCTCAAATAATTTTTCACCGTCTGTTTCGCCTAGCTTTTCTCCTTCTGCCAGCATCGTTTCGATGGCCATGAAAGGATAAACAGCCGTAGCACCGAATCCTACCAATGTAGCGAAGTGGTGTGTTTCGATCACATCTCCACCTTCGATCACCAGACTTGCCTTGGCTCTCAATTGGGTATTCAACAGATGATTGTGTATTGCACCTGTAGCCAATAGAGAAGGAATTCTTGATTTCTCAGCGTTTACCGCTCTGTTGGATACGATGACAATCGTAGCACCGTCGTTTACTTGAGCCTCTACCTCAGCAGAAAGATCAAGAAGTGCTTGCTTCAAATTCTTTTCTGAAGGATTGTAAGTCGAATCTACTACTACAGATTTGAACCCATCGATATTGATGTTCTTGATATACTCAAATTCCGCAGTTGAAAGCATAGGGCTTTCGATTCTCAATTTGTGCGCGTGATCAGGAATGTGATTCAGTGGGTTGTAAGAAGTACCCAGGTAATTCACCAAAGACATCACTGCCTTTTCTCTGATCGGGTCGATCGCCGGGTTAGATACCTGAGCAAACAGCTGCTTGATGTATTGAGAAATGTGCGTGCTGCCCTCTCTAAATACTGCCAATGCCGTATCGTTACCCATAGATCCTAGAGGCTCTGTTCCTCCTTTGAGCATCGGCTCCAGAATGAACTTTAAATCCTCTACTGTAAATCCGTAAGCGATTTGCTTTTGAGTCAACTCATCTTCTTTGATCGATCTGTTGAACTCTTGTGATTTCACCTGCTCGTTGAGACGAACGAGGTTTTTATCTACCCACTCCTGATAAGGCTGAGCCTTAGCCAGGAATTCTTTGATTTCTTTGTCGAAGGAGATTTTGCCAGACTGAAGATCCACCATCACCATTTGGCCTGGTCCTAATCTTTCGTTTTTGGCTACATTCTCAGGTGCGATATCCACTACCCCTACTTCAGAGCTCAATACCAAACGATCGTCCTTAGTAAACACGATACGTGAAGGTCTCAAACCATTTCTATCCAAAGAAGCTCCGATCGTATATCCATCGGTGTATACCAATGAAGCCGGACCATCCCATGGTTCGAAGATTGTAGAGTGGAATTCGAAGAAGGCTCTCTTTTCTGGACTGATTACAGTCTCTTCCTGCCATGCCTCAGGCACTAGCATCGCCATGGCGTGCTGGATGTTAGTACCACCCATCACCATCAGCTCCAGAATAGCATCCAGGTTAGCCGAATCTGAGAAACGTGAATTACAGATAGGAGAAAGCACCGCTAATTCTTCGTCAGTAAAATTGGTAGAGTGCAACAATGCCTCTCTAGCCACCATCTTGTTGATGTTACCTTTGATCGTGTTGATCTCACCATTGTGAGCCAGGAATCTAAAAGGCTGAGCCAATCTCCACTCTGGGAATGTATTGGTAGAGAAACGAGAGTGTACCAATGCGATAGCAGAAGCATATCTTTCGTCTCTTAAATCTTCGTAAAATTCTGGAATCTGCCAGGTTCTCAACTCCCCCTTGAAAATAATGGTGGTAGAAGAGAATGAAGGCATGTAAAAATCAGATACAGGGTAAGTTCCTCTTACCTTGTGCTCGATCGATTTTCTAAGCACGTACAACGAGCGATTCAGGTCCAAACCTTTCAGCTTGTCCTTCTTCACGAATACATGATAGATTGTCGGTTCAGACTGCTTGGC
This is a stretch of genomic DNA from Reichenbachiella ulvae. It encodes these proteins:
- the gltB gene encoding glutamate synthase large subunit is translated as MKQNIKNTGLYSPEFERDSCGIGFIAHIKNKPSHQIVSDGLIMLEKMEHRGGVAADGETGDGAGIMTQVPYDYFAAIAKEEGIELPKKEHYGVGVLFVPKNLEEEQGHLDLVSQAISELGFENLWLRKVPVNDKKLGKIAKQSEPTIYHVFVKKDKLKGLDLNRSLYVLRKSIEHKVRGTYPVSDFYMPSFSSTTIIFKGELRTWQIPEFYEDLRDERYASAIALVHSRFSTNTFPEWRLAQPFRFLAHNGEINTIKGNINKMVAREALLHSTNFTDEELAVLSPICNSRFSDSANLDAILELMVMGGTNIQHAMAMLVPEAWQEETVISPEKRAFFEFHSTIFEPWDGPASLVYTDGYTIGASLDRNGLRPSRIVFTKDDRLVLSSEVGVVDIAPENVAKNERLGPGQMVMVDLQSGKISFDKEIKEFLAKAQPYQEWVDKNLVRLNEQVKSQEFNRSIKEDELTQKQIAYGFTVEDLKFILEPMLKGGTEPLGSMGNDTALAVFREGSTHISQYIKQLFAQVSNPAIDPIREKAVMSLVNYLGTSYNPLNHIPDHAHKLRIESPMLSTAEFEYIKNINIDGFKSVVVDSTYNPSEKNLKQALLDLSAEVEAQVNDGATIVIVSNRAVNAEKSRIPSLLATGAIHNHLLNTQLRAKASLVIEGGDVIETHHFATLVGFGATAVYPFMAIETMLAEGEKLGETDGEKLFEKYRKAVGYGLRKILSKMGISTIQSYESAQIFEILGLDLEVSDMCFKGTPSRISGKGFDQLEESILQDHSTAYKTVNESAKLPTGGLYQWKRDGVRHLFSPEVIHALQKSTRLGDYELFKTYQKHIDDQAKKNITLRSMFSFNKNNSISIDEVEPVEAILPRFATGAMSFGSISEEAHTTIAKAMNKIGAKSNSGEGGEDAVRYEPNPDGTLSRSAIKQVASGRFGVTAHYLVNADEIQIKVAQGAKPGEGGQLPGKKVDETIGRIRHSTPGVSLISPPPHHDIYSIEDLAQLIYDLKNTNQQADINVKLVSESGVGTIAAGVAKAKADNILIAGHDGGTGASPISSVHHAGIPWEIGLAETHQTLEKNGLRKKVKLQTDGQLRTARDLAIAAILGAEEWGISTAVLVVEGCIMMRKCHLNTCPVGVATQNPELRKLFSGEVDHIVNFFHFLAQGLREVMAELGVKTVNELIGRTDLLTFDRELAAEHAGNIDLEALLLNPFHSAEDGLSCKTEDQDHELDIVIDNQLIKDAAPALEEKKKVKLDYPINNQNRTTGAMLSGQLARLHGPNGLKEDTIKVKFTGSAGQSFGAFLAKGITFNLEGEANDYVGKGLSGGRIIVHPNKKSDLVPEDNIIVGNVNLYGATSGELYANGKAGERFAVRNSGAIAITEGLGDHGCEYMTGGRVIVLGETGKNFAAGMSGGIAYIYVDGFDFESRCNKEMVELETPGAEDFEFIFEMLNKHNRFTGSKVAYRMLDNWETAKAKFVKVIPTEYKAVLEKQKLAKKEIA